One Deinococcus grandis DNA window includes the following coding sequences:
- a CDS encoding GNAT family N-acetyltransferase: MTDPQPVTLRDMQKPDDFAEVAALLSAADPEWPLTAEMMATWDEAHDPALYRRERVAEQGGRIVGVSHVGHDDFAFEDWRYFGRVVVHPDARRRGVGTALYDDAFAALRERGAQDLRTMLSDQDEDAPGRAFLAARGYVRTWDRYESRLHTADAELGAFDDLMAAVAADGVELRPVADLAGDPERNRRLWELDWRLFQDVPMGQTLTRRPFEAWVKQELDDPTFSHELSFVSLRPDVNDPETGPYVGYSTLMSNPAGFFVIGMTGVRREDRGRGVAKALKVAAMRALAAAGGGEIRTFNDPPNKAMLGMNRALGFRRGPTRSRYELHLDPVTGERRPVPVPPELA, from the coding sequence ATGACCGACCCACAGCCCGTCACGCTGCGCGACATGCAGAAACCCGACGATTTCGCCGAGGTCGCGGCCCTGCTGAGCGCCGCCGATCCCGAGTGGCCCCTGACGGCCGAGATGATGGCCACCTGGGACGAGGCGCACGACCCGGCGCTGTACCGCCGCGAGCGGGTGGCGGAGCAGGGCGGACGGATCGTGGGGGTCAGTCACGTCGGGCATGACGATTTCGCGTTCGAGGACTGGCGGTACTTCGGGCGGGTGGTCGTGCACCCGGATGCCCGGCGGCGCGGGGTGGGCACGGCGCTGTACGACGACGCGTTCGCCGCGCTGCGCGAACGGGGCGCGCAGGATCTCCGCACGATGCTCAGCGATCAGGACGAGGACGCGCCGGGCCGGGCGTTCCTGGCCGCGCGGGGCTACGTGCGCACCTGGGACCGCTATGAGTCCCGCCTACACACGGCCGACGCCGAACTGGGCGCCTTCGACGACCTGATGGCGGCCGTGGCGGCGGACGGCGTGGAGCTGCGCCCGGTGGCGGACCTCGCCGGGGACCCGGAGCGGAACCGCAGGTTGTGGGAACTCGACTGGCGCCTCTTCCAGGACGTGCCGATGGGGCAGACCCTCACCCGGCGGCCCTTCGAGGCGTGGGTGAAGCAGGAACTGGACGACCCGACCTTCAGTCACGAGCTGTCCTTCGTATCCCTGCGCCCCGACGTGAACGACCCGGAAACCGGCCCGTACGTGGGCTACAGCACCCTGATGAGCAACCCGGCGGGCTTCTTTGTCATCGGCATGACCGGCGTGCGCCGCGAGGACCGCGGGCGCGGCGTGGCCAAGGCCCTGAAGGTCGCCGCGATGCGCGCCCTGGCCGCTGCCGGGGGCGGCGAGATCCGCACGTTCAACGACCCGCCCAACAAGGCCATGCTGGGCATGAACCGCGCGCTGGGCTTCCGGCGCGGCCCGACCCGCAGCCGCTACGAACTGCACCTGGACCCCGTGACGGGCGAACGCCGCCCCGTCCCCGTGCCCCCGGAGCTGGCGTGA
- the ruvB gene encoding Holliday junction branch migration DNA helicase RuvB, which produces MTEPLDAALRPKTLTDYVGQARLKEKLGVYLQAARGRKEALDHTLLFGPPGLGKTTLAHIIAHELGVNIRVTSGPAIEKPGDLAAILTNSLEEGDVLFIDEIHRLGRVAEEHLYPAMEDFKLDIVLGQGPAARTIELPLPRFTLVGATTRPGLITAPMRSRFGIIEHLEYYTPDEIGVNLLRDARLLGFGLDEEAAVEIGARARGTMRIAKRLLRRVRDYADVAGETTIGLPRAQDALDKLGLDSAGLDDRDKKYLETLIHRFAGGPVGVDTLATAISEDSLTLEDVYEPYLIQLGFIKRTPRGRVATAHAYDHLGLPVSGDHDLGFYTN; this is translated from the coding sequence ATGACTGAACCGCTCGACGCGGCCCTGCGGCCCAAGACCCTGACGGACTACGTCGGGCAGGCGCGACTGAAGGAGAAACTCGGCGTGTACCTCCAGGCCGCGCGCGGCCGAAAGGAGGCGCTCGACCATACCCTGCTGTTCGGCCCGCCCGGCCTGGGCAAGACCACCCTGGCGCACATCATCGCGCACGAACTGGGCGTGAACATCCGCGTGACCTCCGGCCCGGCCATCGAGAAACCCGGCGATCTGGCCGCGATCCTCACGAACAGCCTCGAGGAAGGCGACGTGCTGTTCATCGACGAGATCCACCGCCTGGGCCGCGTCGCGGAGGAGCACCTGTACCCCGCGATGGAGGACTTCAAGCTGGACATCGTGCTGGGGCAGGGCCCGGCGGCGCGCACCATTGAGCTGCCGCTGCCGCGCTTCACGCTGGTCGGCGCGACCACCCGCCCGGGCCTGATCACGGCGCCCATGCGCAGCCGCTTCGGGATCATCGAGCACCTGGAGTACTACACGCCCGACGAGATCGGCGTGAACCTCCTGCGCGACGCGCGCCTGCTGGGCTTCGGACTGGACGAGGAGGCGGCCGTCGAGATCGGCGCCCGGGCGCGCGGCACCATGCGCATCGCCAAGCGGCTGCTGCGGCGCGTGCGCGACTACGCCGACGTGGCGGGCGAGACGACCATCGGCCTGCCCCGCGCGCAGGACGCGCTGGACAAACTGGGCCTGGACAGCGCGGGGCTGGACGACCGCGACAAGAAGTACCTGGAAACCCTGATCCACCGCTTCGCGGGCGGCCCGGTCGGCGTGGACACGCTGGCCACCGCGATCAGCGAGGACAGCCTGACCCTGGAGGACGTGTACGAGCCGTACCTGATCCAGCTGGGCTTCATCAAGCGCACGCCCCGGGGCCGCGTGGCCACCGCGCATGCCTACGACCACCTGGGCCTGCCGGTCAGCGGCGACCACGACCTGGGCTTCTACACGAACTGA
- a CDS encoding GNAT family N-acetyltransferase, producing the protein MITVAPIAEHEWDAAAAILTGANPNDPLTGEDLRRQMREQQDWGYGWAVLVAHEGPEVLGVAAYYQNPGAFHPDRYGLDLAVAPAAQGRGAGAALWADLDAALRARNAESARILAREDHPVAPGFLTRRGFTGDRRYFMSALHVPDFDPAPYAALEGRLHARGVRIRSLAELREAGTPDLARRLHALMSDVRQDVPRAEPATPLSREVFEDAILGDPGLLPDAYLIAEVDGTWAGQTTLFRSDASPDLLTGLTGVTRPWRGQGIATALKLAAIRAARTLNATTIRTDNASDNAPMLAINDRLGFVRDPASVSYVIRFG; encoded by the coding sequence ATGATCACCGTCGCCCCCATCGCCGAGCACGAGTGGGACGCCGCCGCCGCGATCCTGACCGGCGCGAACCCGAACGATCCCCTGACCGGCGAGGACCTGCGCCGCCAGATGCGCGAACAGCAGGACTGGGGGTACGGCTGGGCCGTGCTGGTGGCCCACGAGGGACCGGAGGTGCTGGGGGTCGCCGCGTACTACCAGAATCCCGGTGCGTTCCACCCGGACCGGTACGGCCTGGACCTCGCCGTCGCGCCCGCCGCGCAGGGTCGGGGTGCGGGCGCGGCCCTGTGGGCGGACCTGGACGCCGCCCTGCGCGCCCGGAACGCCGAATCCGCCCGCATCCTGGCCCGCGAGGACCACCCGGTCGCGCCCGGCTTCCTGACCCGCCGGGGGTTCACGGGCGACAGGCGGTACTTCATGTCCGCCCTGCACGTCCCGGACTTCGACCCCGCCCCGTACGCCGCGCTGGAAGGCCGCCTGCACGCCCGGGGCGTCCGCATCCGCAGTCTGGCCGAGCTGCGCGAGGCGGGCACCCCGGACCTCGCGCGGCGCCTGCACGCCCTCATGAGCGACGTCCGCCAGGATGTGCCGCGCGCCGAACCCGCGACTCCCCTGAGCCGAGAGGTGTTCGAGGACGCCATCCTCGGCGACCCCGGCCTCCTGCCGGACGCGTACCTGATCGCCGAGGTGGACGGCACGTGGGCGGGGCAGACCACCCTGTTCCGCAGCGACGCCAGCCCGGACCTCCTGACCGGCCTGACCGGCGTCACCCGCCCCTGGCGCGGCCAGGGGATCGCCACCGCCCTGAAACTCGCCGCGATCCGCGCCGCCCGCACCCTGAACGCCACCACCATCCGCACCGACAACGCCAGCGACAACGCCCCCATGCTCGCCATCAACGACCGCCTCGGCTTCGTCCGTGACCCCGCCAGCGTGTCGTACGTGATCCGCTTCGGGTGA
- a CDS encoding ArsC/Spx/MgsR family protein — MSELQVQVFGTRKSKETRAAERFFKERKIKIHFVDLKERPIAKGELSRFVQKFGLNALLDLDGKAYERSNLAYLRTTEDGVIAKIIDDPELLRLPLVRAGKHLTVGEDTEGWKAMVAGG; from the coding sequence ATGAGCGAGTTGCAGGTGCAGGTGTTCGGCACGCGCAAGAGCAAGGAAACCCGCGCCGCCGAGCGCTTCTTCAAGGAACGCAAGATCAAGATCCACTTCGTGGACCTGAAGGAGCGGCCCATCGCCAAGGGTGAGCTGAGCCGGTTCGTGCAGAAATTCGGCCTGAACGCCCTGCTGGACCTGGACGGCAAGGCGTACGAGCGCAGCAACCTCGCGTACCTGCGCACCACCGAGGACGGCGTGATCGCGAAGATCATCGACGACCCGGAGCTGCTGCGGCTGCCGCTGGTGCGCGCCGGGAAGCACCTGACGGTCGGTGAGGACACCGAGGGCTGGAAGGCGATGGTGGCGGGCGGCTGA
- a CDS encoding GNAT family N-acetyltransferase, which yields MTAPQSFALRPATDADLGALADLLTAVNPRHPQTAESLAHDLHSLRSHPLGLHVAQWVAHTPDGALLGAASALQFGGMYHPDRYHAEVGVHPGARGQGVGAALAAHVTTHLEARGAREVLAGAYEDEPRSLHFLTARGFREVMRFFDNVLDMADFDADAWADRATLPAGLRAVTLADLSAELGEEAAHRAFYAGWLAAREDVPRTAPATPVAYEDFLTRLDRPEHLPRGTLLAVTPAGEVAALSELHRDLHDPRRLNTGLTGTTRAWRRQGLALALKVAALRVARDLGAREVWTGNATTNAPMLALNDRLGFRPRVAWVEMQRGQVDA from the coding sequence GTGACCGCCCCGCAATCCTTCGCGTTGCGGCCCGCCACGGACGCCGACCTGGGCGCCCTGGCGGACCTGCTGACGGCCGTGAATCCCCGCCACCCGCAGACCGCCGAGTCGCTGGCCCACGACCTGCACTCGCTGCGGTCGCACCCGCTGGGGCTGCACGTCGCGCAGTGGGTGGCGCACACCCCGGACGGGGCGCTGCTGGGTGCGGCGTCCGCGTTGCAGTTCGGCGGGATGTACCACCCGGACCGCTACCACGCCGAGGTCGGCGTGCACCCCGGCGCGCGCGGCCAGGGGGTCGGCGCGGCGCTCGCGGCGCACGTCACCACTCACCTGGAGGCGCGGGGCGCGCGCGAGGTCCTGGCTGGCGCGTACGAGGACGAACCGCGCAGCCTGCACTTCCTGACGGCGCGGGGGTTCCGGGAGGTGATGCGGTTCTTCGACAACGTGCTCGACATGGCCGACTTCGACGCGGACGCCTGGGCGGACCGGGCGACCCTGCCCGCCGGGCTGCGGGCCGTGACCCTGGCCGACCTGAGCGCCGAACTGGGCGAGGAAGCCGCCCACCGCGCGTTCTACGCGGGCTGGCTGGCCGCGCGCGAGGACGTGCCCCGCACCGCCCCCGCGACCCCGGTCGCCTATGAGGACTTCCTGACGCGCCTGGACCGCCCGGAGCACCTGCCCCGCGGCACGCTGCTGGCCGTCACCCCGGCGGGCGAGGTCGCGGCCCTGTCCGAACTGCACCGCGACCTGCACGACCCGCGGCGGCTGAACACCGGCCTGACCGGCACCACCCGCGCGTGGCGACGGCAGGGGTTGGCGCTGGCGCTGAAGGTCGCCGCGCTGCGCGTCGCGCGGGACCTGGGTGCCCGCGAGGTCTGGACCGGGAACGCCACCACCAACGCGCCCATGCTGGCCCTGAACGACCGCCTGGGCTTCCGCCCGCGCGTCGCGTGGGTGGAGATGCAGCGCGGTCAGGTGGACGCATGA